A region of Streptomyces sp. NBC_01267 DNA encodes the following proteins:
- a CDS encoding citrate synthase yields the protein MSDNSVVLRYGDGEYTYPVIDSTVGDKGFDIGKLRAQTGLVTLDSGYGNTAAYKSGITYLDGEQGILRYRGYPIEQLAEQSTFLETAYLLINGELPKVDELATFKNEITQHTLLHEDVKRFFDGFPRDAHPMAMLSSVVSALSTFYQDSHNPFDEEQRHLSTIRLLAKLPTIAAYAYKKSIGHPFVYPRNDLGYVENFLRMTFSVPSQEYVPDPVVVAALDKLFILHADHEQNCSTSTVRLVGSSQANMFASISAGISALWGPLHGGANQSVLEMLEGIKQSGGDVDSFIRKVKNKEDGVKLMGFGHRVYKNFDPRAKIIKAAAHDVLSALGKDDELLDIALKLEEHALADDYFVERKLYPNVDFYTGLIYRAMGFPTEMFTVLFAIGRLPGWIAQWHEMIKEPGSRIGRPRQIYTGEVLRDFTPVEGR from the coding sequence GTGAGCGACAACTCTGTAGTACTGCGGTACGGCGATGGCGAGTACACCTACCCGGTGATCGACAGCACCGTCGGCGACAAGGGCTTCGACATCGGGAAGCTCAGGGCCCAGACCGGTCTGGTGACACTGGACAGCGGATACGGCAACACCGCCGCGTACAAATCCGGGATCACCTACCTCGACGGCGAGCAGGGCATTCTGCGCTACCGCGGATACCCGATCGAGCAGCTCGCCGAGCAGTCGACCTTCCTTGAGACGGCGTATCTGCTGATCAACGGCGAGCTTCCCAAGGTCGACGAGCTGGCGACCTTCAAGAACGAGATCACGCAGCACACCCTGCTGCACGAGGACGTCAAGCGGTTCTTCGACGGCTTCCCGCGCGACGCGCACCCGATGGCGATGCTGTCCTCCGTGGTCAGCGCGCTGTCGACGTTCTACCAGGACAGCCACAACCCCTTCGACGAGGAGCAGCGTCACCTCTCGACGATCCGCCTGCTCGCGAAGCTGCCGACCATCGCGGCGTACGCGTACAAGAAGTCGATCGGCCACCCGTTCGTCTACCCGCGCAACGACCTCGGGTACGTGGAGAACTTCCTGCGGATGACCTTCTCGGTCCCCTCGCAGGAGTACGTGCCCGACCCGGTCGTGGTCGCGGCGCTGGACAAGCTGTTCATCCTGCACGCGGACCACGAGCAGAACTGCTCGACGTCCACCGTGCGTCTGGTCGGCTCCTCGCAGGCGAACATGTTCGCCTCGATCTCCGCCGGTATCAGCGCGCTGTGGGGCCCGCTGCACGGTGGCGCCAACCAGTCGGTGCTGGAGATGCTCGAAGGCATCAAGCAGTCCGGCGGCGACGTCGACAGCTTCATCCGCAAGGTGAAGAACAAGGAAGACGGCGTGAAGCTCATGGGCTTCGGGCACCGCGTCTACAAGAACTTCGACCCGCGGGCGAAGATCATCAAGGCGGCGGCGCACGACGTCCTCTCGGCTCTCGGCAAGGACGACGAGCTGCTGGACATCGCGCTGAAGCTCGAAGAGCACGCGCTGGCCGACGACTACTTCGTCGAGCGGAAGCTCTACCCGAACGTGGACTTCTACACGGGTCTGATCTACCGGGCCATGGGCTTCCCGACCGAGATGTTCACCGTGCTCTTCGCGATCGGCCGGCTGCCCGGCTGGATCGCCCAGTGGCACGAGATGATCAAGGAGCCGGGAAGCCGTATCGGCCGCCCGCGCCAGATCTACACCGGTGAGGTCCTGCGCGACTTCACGCCGGTCGAGGGCCGCTGA
- a CDS encoding TetR/AcrR family transcriptional regulator — translation MADTYAETARLLWGPHPKPARGPRPTLDLDRIARAAVEIADTAGLADVSMQRVAAQLSVTKMALYRYVPGKAELVALMVDAAIGPYPAAEGPQEGWREQLEDWARRLYTVFHQHPWALDVTSGPRIMGPGELSWMERAISALDGTGLSGAERMDTAVLLTGHVRSITQQAVAAGPADNPGAQLGAVLGELMRTHGERFPALTAALASEARSGGQDQAWEFGLQRILDGLAVIVEQRPH, via the coding sequence ATGGCCGACACGTACGCAGAGACGGCACGGCTGCTGTGGGGGCCGCACCCCAAGCCGGCCCGGGGCCCGAGGCCGACCCTCGATCTGGACCGGATCGCGCGGGCCGCGGTCGAGATCGCCGACACCGCGGGGCTGGCCGATGTGTCCATGCAGCGGGTCGCCGCGCAGCTGTCCGTCACCAAGATGGCGCTGTACCGGTACGTGCCCGGCAAGGCCGAGCTGGTCGCCCTGATGGTGGACGCGGCGATCGGCCCCTACCCGGCAGCAGAGGGGCCGCAGGAGGGCTGGCGGGAACAGCTGGAGGACTGGGCCCGTCGGCTGTACACCGTCTTCCACCAGCACCCGTGGGCGCTGGACGTCACCAGCGGGCCGCGGATCATGGGGCCCGGGGAGCTGTCCTGGATGGAGCGCGCCATCTCCGCGCTGGACGGTACGGGGCTGAGCGGCGCCGAGCGGATGGACACGGCCGTCCTGCTCACCGGGCACGTCCGCAGCATCACCCAGCAGGCCGTCGCGGCGGGCCCCGCGGACAACCCCGGGGCCCAGCTGGGCGCCGTCCTCGGCGAGCTGATGCGGACACACGGCGAGCGCTTCCCCGCACTCACCGCGGCGCTCGCCTCGGAGGCCCGGTCCGGGGGGCAGGACCAGGCGTGGGAGTTCGGCCTGCAGCGCATCCTGGACGGCCTGGCCGTGATCGTCGAGCAGCGACCGCACTGA
- a CDS encoding geranyl diphosphate 2-C-methyltransferase, protein MTSTELTTDAPVFIPAPVSPYQGDIARYWDQEARPVNLRLGDVDGLYHHHYGIGDVDHAALGDTLDSEYEKKLIAELHRLESAQAEVLLDHLGSIGRDDMLVDAGCGRGGSSVMAHQRFGCKVEGVTLSAKQAEFGNRRAHELGIEDHVHAQVCNMLATPFETGQAAGSWNNESSMYVDLDDLFAEHSRILRVGGRYVTITGCWNPRYGQPSKWVSQINAHFECNIHSRREYLKSMADNRLVPQTIIDLTAATLPYWELRATSSLVTGIEEAFINSYKDGSFQYLLIAADRV, encoded by the coding sequence ATGACCAGCACCGAGCTCACCACCGACGCCCCCGTTTTCATCCCGGCCCCGGTGTCGCCCTACCAGGGTGACATCGCCCGCTACTGGGACCAGGAGGCCAGGCCCGTGAACTTGCGTCTCGGTGACGTCGACGGGCTCTACCACCACCACTACGGCATCGGCGATGTCGACCACGCCGCCCTCGGGGACACGCTCGACAGCGAGTACGAGAAGAAGCTGATCGCCGAGCTCCACCGCCTGGAGTCGGCGCAGGCCGAAGTCCTCCTGGACCACCTCGGATCCATCGGGCGTGACGACATGCTCGTGGACGCGGGCTGCGGCCGGGGCGGTTCGAGCGTCATGGCCCACCAGCGCTTCGGCTGCAAGGTCGAGGGCGTCACCCTGTCGGCCAAGCAGGCCGAATTCGGCAACCGCCGTGCGCACGAACTCGGCATCGAGGACCACGTCCACGCCCAGGTCTGCAACATGCTCGCCACGCCCTTCGAGACCGGGCAGGCCGCGGGCTCGTGGAACAACGAGTCGAGTATGTACGTCGACCTGGACGACCTCTTCGCCGAGCACTCCCGCATCCTCCGGGTCGGTGGCCGCTACGTGACCATCACCGGCTGCTGGAACCCGCGTTACGGCCAGCCGTCGAAGTGGGTCTCCCAGATCAACGCGCACTTCGAGTGCAACATCCACTCCCGCCGGGAGTACCTGAAGTCGATGGCCGACAACCGTCTCGTACCGCAGACGATCATCGACCTGACGGCTGCGACGCTGCCCTACTGGGAGCTGCGGGCCACGTCCTCGCTGGTCACCGGCATCGAGGAGGCGTTCATCAACTCGTACAAGGACGGCTCGTTCCAGTACCTCCTGATCGCGGCCGACCGGGTCTGA
- a CDS encoding ribokinase: MYDYDLLVVGSANADLVIGVERRPAPGETVLGSDLSVHPGGKGANQSLAAARLGARSALLARVGDDAHGRLLLDSQRAAGVDTTGVLVGGAPTGVALVTVDPSGDNSIVVSPGANARLTPDDIRAAGALFAAARVVSAQLEIPLETVTEVARTLPAGVRFVLNPSPPAPLPDDVLAACDPLVVNEHEAAVVLGGTAGDSPEDWARALLALGPRSVVITLGAAGALVADGRTGTVARVPSPRVEAVDTTGAGDAFTAALAWRLGLGEELAEAAAFAARVGAAAVTKAGAQESYPTADEVSAR; the protein is encoded by the coding sequence ATGTACGACTACGACCTGCTGGTCGTGGGGTCGGCCAACGCCGACCTGGTGATCGGCGTCGAACGCCGCCCCGCCCCCGGCGAGACCGTGCTCGGTTCCGACCTGTCGGTCCACCCGGGCGGCAAGGGCGCCAACCAGTCGCTGGCCGCCGCCCGGCTCGGCGCCCGCAGCGCCCTGCTGGCCCGGGTCGGGGACGACGCCCACGGGCGGCTGCTGCTGGACTCCCAGCGCGCGGCCGGGGTCGACACCACCGGCGTTCTCGTCGGCGGAGCGCCCACCGGGGTCGCCCTGGTCACCGTGGACCCGTCGGGCGACAACAGCATCGTCGTCTCACCGGGCGCCAACGCCCGGCTCACCCCCGACGACATCCGCGCGGCGGGCGCCCTGTTCGCCGCGGCGCGGGTGGTGTCGGCGCAGCTGGAGATCCCGCTGGAGACGGTCACCGAGGTGGCGCGCACCCTTCCGGCCGGGGTCCGGTTCGTCCTGAACCCGTCCCCGCCCGCGCCGCTGCCCGACGACGTGCTGGCGGCCTGCGACCCGCTGGTGGTCAACGAGCACGAGGCGGCGGTCGTGCTGGGCGGCACGGCGGGCGACTCCCCCGAGGACTGGGCGCGGGCGCTGCTCGCGCTCGGGCCGCGCTCCGTGGTGATCACGCTGGGCGCGGCGGGCGCGCTGGTCGCGGACGGCCGTACGGGTACGGTCGCGCGGGTACCGAGCCCCCGGGTCGAGGCCGTGGACACCACGGGCGCCGGTGACGCCTTCACCGCCGCGCTGGCCTGGCGGCTCGGGCTGGGCGAAGAGCTGGCGGAGGCCGCCGCGTTCGCCGCGCGGGTGGGTGCGGCGGCCGTCACGAAGGCCGGTGCGCAGGAGTCCTACCCGACCGCCGACGAGGTCTCCGCACGGTGA
- a CDS encoding helix-turn-helix transcriptional regulator: MTDRRLWSYKEIAAHIRVQPDTVRSYRKNGLLPPPDRVENGKPYWFADTIRLWVSRRPSNRGRS, encoded by the coding sequence ATGACCGACCGAAGGCTCTGGTCCTACAAGGAGATCGCCGCACACATCCGGGTGCAGCCGGACACCGTCCGCTCGTACCGCAAGAACGGGCTGCTGCCGCCGCCGGACCGCGTGGAGAACGGCAAGCCGTACTGGTTCGCGGACACCATCCGGCTCTGGGTGTCACGACGGCCCAGCAACAGGGGCAGATCCTAG
- the recD2 gene encoding SF1B family DNA helicase RecD2, whose amino-acid sequence MSNMAVLEGVLERITYANEENGYTVARVDTGRGSDLLTVVGSLLGAQPGESLRMEGHWGSHSQYGKQFTVENYTTILPATIQGIRRYLGSGLIKGIGPVMADRITTHFGLDTLDIIEQEPKRLVEVPGLGPKRTKMIGAAWEEQKAIKEVMIFLQGVGVSTSIAVRIYKKYGDASISVVRNEPYRLAADVWGIGFLTADRIAQAVGIPHDSPERVKAGLQYALSQSTDQGHCFLPEEQLISDAVKLLQVDTGLVIDCLAELAVEEGVVRERVPGPEGGEEWISAVYLVPFHRAEISLASQVVRLLRTEEDRMPAFRDVDWTQALTWLAGRTGAELAPEQQAAVRLALTEKVAVLTGGPGCGKSFTVRSVVELARAKKAKVLLAAPTGRAAKRLSELTGAEASTVHRLLELKPGGDAAYDRERPLDADLVVVDEASMLDLLLANKLVKAVAPGAHLLLVGDVDQLPSVGAGEVLRDLLSATSPAPNVRLTRIFRQAQQSGVVTNAHRINSGTHPITQGLPDFFLFVEDETEEAGRLTVDVAARRIPRKFGLDPRRDVQVLAPMHRGPAGAGTLNGLLQQAITPARPGLPEKRSGGRVFRVGDKVTQIRNNYDKGANGVFNGTVGVVTSLDPEDQKLTVRTDEDEEVPYDFDELDELAHAYAVTIHRSQGSEYPAVVIPVTTGAWMMLQRNLLYTAVTRAKKLVVLVGSRKAIGQAVRTVSAGRRFTALDHRLAGGRPEAQPWQTSPRVSGVGGQRAG is encoded by the coding sequence ATGTCCAACATGGCAGTGCTGGAAGGGGTCCTGGAGCGGATCACCTACGCCAACGAGGAGAACGGCTACACGGTCGCCCGCGTCGACACCGGCCGCGGCTCCGACCTGCTGACCGTCGTCGGCTCGCTGCTCGGCGCGCAGCCGGGGGAATCGCTGCGCATGGAGGGGCACTGGGGCTCGCACTCCCAGTACGGCAAGCAGTTCACCGTGGAGAACTACACGACGATCCTCCCCGCGACCATCCAGGGCATCCGGCGCTATCTGGGCTCCGGCCTCATCAAGGGCATCGGCCCGGTGATGGCCGACCGGATCACCACGCACTTCGGCCTGGACACCCTCGACATCATCGAGCAGGAGCCCAAGCGCCTCGTCGAGGTCCCCGGCCTCGGGCCCAAGCGCACGAAGATGATCGGCGCCGCCTGGGAGGAGCAGAAGGCGATCAAGGAAGTGATGATCTTCCTCCAGGGGGTCGGTGTCTCCACCTCCATCGCCGTGCGCATCTACAAGAAGTACGGCGACGCCTCGATCTCCGTCGTGCGGAACGAGCCGTACCGGCTGGCCGCCGACGTCTGGGGCATCGGCTTCCTCACCGCCGACCGCATCGCCCAGGCCGTCGGGATCCCGCACGACTCGCCGGAGCGGGTGAAAGCCGGCCTCCAGTACGCGCTGTCCCAGTCCACCGACCAGGGCCACTGCTTCCTCCCCGAGGAGCAGCTCATCTCCGACGCGGTCAAGCTCCTCCAGGTCGACACCGGCCTGGTCATCGACTGCCTCGCCGAACTGGCCGTGGAGGAGGGCGTCGTACGGGAGCGGGTGCCGGGCCCCGAAGGCGGTGAGGAATGGATCAGCGCGGTGTATCTGGTCCCCTTCCACCGCGCCGAGATCTCCCTCGCCTCCCAGGTCGTCCGGCTGCTGCGCACCGAGGAGGACCGGATGCCCGCCTTCCGGGACGTCGACTGGACGCAGGCCCTGACCTGGCTCGCGGGGCGTACGGGCGCGGAGCTGGCCCCCGAGCAGCAGGCGGCGGTCCGGCTCGCGCTCACCGAGAAGGTCGCCGTCCTCACCGGCGGCCCCGGCTGCGGCAAGTCCTTCACGGTCCGCTCGGTCGTCGAACTGGCCCGCGCCAAGAAGGCCAAGGTCCTGCTGGCCGCCCCCACCGGGCGCGCCGCCAAGCGGCTCTCCGAGCTGACCGGCGCCGAGGCGTCCACCGTGCACCGCCTCCTGGAGCTGAAACCGGGCGGCGACGCGGCGTACGACCGGGAGCGCCCGCTCGACGCGGACCTGGTCGTGGTGGACGAGGCGTCGATGCTGGACCTGCTCCTCGCCAACAAACTGGTCAAGGCCGTCGCCCCCGGCGCCCATCTGCTCCTGGTCGGCGATGTGGACCAGCTGCCCTCGGTCGGCGCGGGGGAGGTGCTGCGCGATCTGCTCTCCGCCACCAGCCCCGCGCCGAACGTCCGGCTGACCCGGATCTTCCGCCAGGCCCAGCAGTCCGGCGTCGTCACCAACGCCCACCGGATCAACTCCGGTACGCACCCGATCACCCAGGGCCTGCCGGACTTCTTCCTCTTCGTCGAGGACGAGACGGAGGAGGCGGGCAGACTCACCGTCGACGTGGCGGCCCGTCGCATCCCGCGGAAGTTCGGCCTCGACCCGCGCCGGGACGTCCAGGTGCTGGCCCCCATGCACCGCGGCCCGGCCGGCGCGGGCACCCTCAACGGACTGCTCCAGCAGGCGATCACCCCGGCCAGGCCCGGCCTGCCGGAGAAGCGGTCCGGCGGCCGGGTCTTCCGGGTCGGCGACAAGGTCACCCAGATCCGCAACAACTACGACAAGGGTGCCAACGGCGTCTTCAACGGCACGGTGGGCGTGGTCACTTCGCTCGACCCGGAGGACCAGAAGCTGACGGTGCGCACCGACGAGGACGAAGAGGTGCCGTACGACTTCGACGAGCTGGACGAGCTGGCGCACGCGTACGCCGTGACGATCCACCGTTCGCAGGGCAGCGAGTATCCGGCGGTGGTCATTCCGGTCACCACGGGCGCCTGGATGATGCTCCAGCGAAATCTGCTCTACACGGCAGTGACCCGGGCGAAGAAGCTGGTCGTCCTGGTCGGCTCCCGCAAGGCGATCGGCCAGGCGGTGCGCACGGTCTCCGCGGGCAGGCGGTTTACCGCGCTTGACCACAGACTGGCAGGGGGAAGGCCCGAGGCGCAGCCGTGGCAAACGTCACCCCGGGTTTCCGGTGTCGGAGGGCAGAGGGCAGGATAG
- a CDS encoding heavy-metal-associated domain-containing protein — MTAETPQATQTTDTDTASGCCGGGSCGGGAAEVEVGAVTTVYQVAGMTCGHCEGAISLEIAELPGVTSVTAVAATGRVTVGSRAPLDEQAVRTAIDEAGYEFVGQV, encoded by the coding sequence ATGACCGCCGAGACCCCCCAGGCAACCCAGACCACCGACACCGACACCGCCTCCGGCTGCTGCGGCGGCGGAAGCTGCGGCGGCGGCGCGGCCGAGGTGGAGGTGGGCGCGGTGACCACCGTCTACCAGGTGGCCGGGATGACCTGCGGCCACTGCGAGGGCGCCATCTCGCTGGAGATCGCGGAGCTTCCCGGTGTCACCTCGGTGACGGCCGTCGCCGCCACCGGCCGGGTGACCGTGGGCTCCCGGGCCCCGCTGGACGAACAGGCCGTACGCACCGCGATCGACGAGGCCGGATACGAGTTCGTGGGCCAGGTCTGA
- a CDS encoding FAD-dependent monooxygenase translates to MNNANTTRNTNAARNTNRTVLISGASIAGPALAYWLGRHGFEPTVVELAPALREGGQAVDFRGETHLTVLERMGLLPELRRIQTGGSPMHFVGEDGRTLLRLPAEFAGGAVEVLRGDLARVLYERSLPHTEYVFGDSITRLTETPTGVRADFRHGASREFGLVIGADGLHSHVRQLAFGPERDFVSHLGYYAAAWTLPNYLGPGKGPAGYNVPGRLASVGVDHRNPERARAFFVFAADELAYDRHDPEQQKQLIAQAFSGLGWEVPRLLASLREAPDLYFDSISRADVATWSTGRVALVGDAACGATIGGMGTGTGVVAAYVLAGELARADGDHRAAFTRYENRLRRYAEGCQKSGDRTGKFLAPGTARGIRFRNGLLSRPLFLNQMLKMGEKISSIADLPDYSGRPAESGLADQ, encoded by the coding sequence ATGAACAACGCGAACACCACGAGAAACACGAACGCCGCCAGAAACACGAACAGGACGGTCCTCATCTCCGGCGCGAGCATCGCCGGTCCCGCGCTGGCCTACTGGCTGGGGCGTCACGGCTTCGAGCCCACCGTCGTCGAGCTGGCTCCGGCGCTGCGCGAGGGGGGCCAGGCCGTCGACTTCCGCGGTGAGACCCACCTGACCGTGCTGGAACGGATGGGCCTGCTTCCCGAACTGCGCCGGATCCAGACCGGCGGCAGTCCGATGCACTTCGTCGGCGAGGACGGCCGGACGCTGCTGCGGCTGCCCGCCGAGTTCGCCGGGGGCGCCGTGGAGGTGCTCCGCGGCGACCTGGCCCGGGTGCTGTACGAACGCAGCCTCCCGCACACCGAGTACGTCTTCGGCGACTCGATCACCCGCCTCACCGAGACCCCCACCGGTGTGCGGGCCGACTTCCGGCACGGGGCGTCACGCGAGTTCGGTCTGGTGATCGGCGCGGACGGGCTGCACTCCCACGTCCGCCAGCTGGCCTTCGGCCCCGAACGGGACTTCGTGAGTCATCTCGGCTACTACGCCGCCGCCTGGACGCTTCCCAACTACCTCGGTCCGGGAAAGGGGCCGGCCGGCTACAACGTGCCGGGACGGCTCGCCTCCGTGGGTGTCGATCACCGGAACCCGGAGCGGGCCAGGGCCTTCTTCGTCTTCGCCGCGGACGAGCTGGCGTACGACCGCCACGACCCCGAGCAGCAGAAGCAGCTGATCGCCCAGGCCTTCTCCGGCCTCGGCTGGGAGGTGCCCCGGCTGCTCGCCTCGCTGCGGGAGGCCCCTGACCTGTACTTCGACTCGATCAGCCGGGCGGACGTGGCGACCTGGTCCACCGGGCGGGTCGCTCTCGTCGGCGACGCCGCGTGCGGAGCCACCATCGGCGGCATGGGCACCGGTACGGGCGTGGTCGCCGCCTATGTGCTCGCCGGGGAACTCGCGCGCGCCGACGGTGACCACCGGGCGGCCTTCACCCGGTACGAGAACCGGCTCCGGCGGTACGCCGAGGGCTGCCAGAAGAGCGGCGACCGCACCGGGAAGTTCCTCGCGCCCGGCACCGCGCGCGGCATAAGGTTCCGCAACGGCCTGCTGTCCCGGCCCCTGTTCCTGAACCAGATGCTCAAAATGGGCGAGAAGATCAGCAGCATCGCGGACCTGCCCGACTACTCCGGCAGACCCGCCGAGTCCGGCCTGGCCGACCAGTGA
- a CDS encoding LacI family DNA-binding transcriptional regulator — protein sequence MASIKDVAAGAGVSVATVSRVLNGHPSVRPDTRARVSAAVEALGYRPNAVARSLRTAQTRTLGLVISDVLNPYFTELARSVEDEARAHGYSVVIGNADEQPALQDHHIRTLVDRRIDGLLVSPTDGGSPLMLDTVRAGTPMVFVDRWIPGVDVPVVRSDGDAAVRDLVAHLYALGHRRLAIIAGPATTTTGSERVEAFRDALREHGLPLPDALIGHGDFQAASGRRETERFLALAEPPEAVFAADNLMALGAMDAIRARGLRIPHDIALAAFDDIPWFVHTDPPVTAIAQPTGELGRAAVRALIDRIEGRVPRSAILPARLVVRRSCGEPPAPHRTGNSRK from the coding sequence ATGGCGAGCATCAAGGACGTCGCTGCCGGTGCGGGCGTTTCCGTCGCCACGGTGTCCCGGGTGCTCAACGGCCATCCGTCGGTCCGGCCCGACACCCGCGCCCGGGTGTCGGCCGCCGTGGAGGCCCTCGGCTACCGGCCGAACGCGGTGGCCCGTTCCCTGCGCACCGCGCAGACCCGCACCCTCGGCCTGGTCATCAGCGACGTGCTGAACCCGTACTTCACCGAGCTGGCCCGCTCCGTCGAGGACGAGGCCCGCGCCCACGGCTACAGCGTCGTCATCGGGAACGCCGACGAACAGCCCGCCCTCCAGGACCACCACATCCGCACCCTCGTCGACCGGCGCATCGACGGCCTGCTCGTCAGCCCCACCGACGGCGGCTCCCCGCTGATGCTGGACACCGTACGGGCCGGTACCCCGATGGTCTTCGTGGACCGCTGGATCCCGGGGGTGGACGTCCCCGTCGTACGGTCCGACGGGGACGCCGCCGTCCGCGACCTGGTCGCCCATCTCTACGCGCTCGGCCACCGCAGGCTCGCCATCATCGCGGGCCCGGCCACGACCACCACCGGCAGCGAGCGCGTCGAAGCCTTCCGCGACGCCCTGCGGGAGCACGGGCTGCCGCTGCCCGACGCCCTGATCGGACACGGCGACTTCCAGGCGGCGAGCGGGCGCCGCGAGACCGAGCGTTTCCTCGCGCTCGCCGAGCCGCCCGAGGCCGTCTTCGCCGCGGACAATCTCATGGCCCTCGGCGCGATGGACGCGATCCGGGCCCGCGGGCTGCGCATCCCGCACGACATCGCGCTCGCGGCCTTCGACGACATCCCGTGGTTCGTGCACACCGACCCGCCGGTCACGGCCATCGCCCAGCCCACCGGTGAACTCGGCCGGGCCGCCGTACGGGCCCTGATCGACCGGATCGAGGGCAGGGTCCCGCGGTCCGCGATCCTGCCCGCCCGGCTGGTGGTCCGGCGCTCCTGCGGCGAGCCGCCCGCGCCGCACCGGACCGGCAACTCCAGGAAATAG
- a CDS encoding sugar phosphate isomerase/epimerase family protein has translation MTHIRIGSAPDSWGVWFPEDPLQVPWTRFLDEVAASGYEWIELGPYGYLPTDPALLGDELSRRGLRVSAGTVFTGLHHGPGVWDATWAHVAEVAALAQAAGAQHLVVIPSFWRDDKTGEVKEADTLDAGQWRELTTQTERLGREVRERFGLRIVVHPHADTHIDTEENVARFLDATDPDLVALCLDTGHYAYCGGDSVRLIETYGERIGYLHLKQVDPAVLAEVRAEQLPFGPAVARGVMCEPPNGVPALGPVLDAARRLDTGPAGLFAIVEQDMYPCPPDRPLPIARRTRAFLRSCGA, from the coding sequence ATGACGCACATCCGGATCGGTTCCGCGCCCGACTCCTGGGGGGTCTGGTTCCCCGAGGACCCGCTCCAGGTCCCCTGGACCCGCTTCCTCGACGAGGTCGCCGCGTCCGGATACGAGTGGATCGAGCTGGGCCCGTACGGCTATCTGCCCACGGACCCGGCCCTCCTGGGCGACGAGCTGTCCCGGCGCGGGCTGCGCGTGTCGGCCGGGACCGTCTTCACCGGGCTGCACCACGGCCCCGGCGTCTGGGACGCGACCTGGGCCCATGTCGCCGAGGTCGCCGCCCTGGCGCAGGCGGCGGGGGCGCAGCACCTCGTCGTCATCCCGTCGTTCTGGCGCGACGACAAGACGGGCGAGGTCAAGGAGGCCGACACCCTCGACGCCGGGCAGTGGCGGGAACTCACCACCCAGACCGAGCGGCTGGGCCGGGAGGTGCGGGAGCGGTTCGGGCTGCGGATCGTCGTCCATCCGCACGCGGACACCCACATCGACACCGAGGAGAACGTCGCCCGCTTCCTCGACGCGACCGACCCGGACCTGGTCGCGCTCTGCCTGGACACCGGCCACTACGCGTACTGCGGCGGGGACAGCGTGCGGCTCATCGAGACGTACGGGGAGCGGATCGGCTATCTGCACCTCAAGCAGGTCGACCCGGCGGTCCTGGCCGAAGTGCGGGCGGAGCAACTGCCGTTCGGGCCCGCGGTGGCCCGTGGGGTGATGTGCGAACCGCCGAACGGTGTGCCCGCGCTGGGACCGGTGCTGGACGCCGCGCGACGCCTGGACACCGGCCCGGCCGGTCTGTTCGCGATCGTGGAGCAGGACATGTACCCGTGCCCGCCCGACCGCCCCCTGCCCATCGCCCGCCGCACCCGCGCCTTCCTCCGGTCCTGCGGGGCGTGA